In the Drosophila teissieri strain GT53w chromosome 3R, Prin_Dtei_1.1, whole genome shotgun sequence genome, CCACATCGGCCACCTCAGCTTCCTCGTCGGACAAATCCGAGGTTTCATCACCGCCCAGCAATGGTCATAACGGCGCTGCACCCTTGAGCTCACCAGTTTTGGTAATTTCATTGCGAGGTATGGGCGCAGATATGCCGCCACGTCCGCCTGCAGCCGATGCAGACAATCCCGAGGATGCCGGGCAGGATCCCGGATTGGATCCCAGACCCACGCCGCGCGCTTACATCTACATGCCCGACGCTATTGACACCTCGCGACAACAGCGAAATATTGTGGCCGTAATTGAACAGAGGGCGGAGCAACTCGGCCGCATGCGCGGTAACAATCCAGCTTGCAGTCATTTTCTACCGCGACGCGACCAGGTTATCTATGTCAATCAACAACGCTCACCCGCAATGAATGTTCTGTTGCCAACACGACGACACCGCACGCATCCGCGTCCGAACTACGATCAGGTGGTTCAGCATCCGATGTTTTGGAACATGCTTGACCCACTGGATCGTGACTATGCTCGCCGACTGCGCCACCGTCCGACGCCCTGTCAGACAGCACCTCAGTACTATGTCTCTGACCGGGCGATGTTCAGCTTTGGCCGAGCATCGCGACCGGTGCAACCGAACGTTGTCTGGATCCGGAATTTCAACCGCTCGCCAGACAACAGACTGGAGCGACTGTCGTTGCGAAACTACCATCTCATCACAAATCTTACCCTGGAGCACCTGGTGCAGTGTTCCCCCCATCTCGTGTATATCGATGTGAGTGGCACAAGCATCACGCTTCCGGCGGTTCGGCGCTTCAGAAGCTCCAAACCGGAGTGCGAAGTCGTCGCCAACCACTTGGAGGAGTATGAGAAACTTGGAGAGCAGGAGCCACAGGAAGAGGAGGATGATACGGTGGTGCTGTCTAACCAGGAGGATCCGCAGCACGACCAACAGCCACCGAAATCGCCACCGCCCTCGCAGGAGCTGGTGGCTCCTTAGAATATTGTTTGTAAAGAAGTGGGCCGTGCTGgattaattttatttagaaCGAAGACGACATGGCCAAGCCGATGAATCCACAACGCTGGCTACAAGCAAGTGCTGTAGCTCAGCCACCTAGTAATATACGCACACCGCACTGTAAAAATCCAAGAACCCCAGAATCACAATTCAATTCCTGTAGCTAGGCATTAAAGAACGCGCGATCCTTTtggtaaatatgtataatgaAATGCTTATTTGGTAGGTTTGTAGCATGTAAGGACAGGCCAATAATTTGGTTGTTCGGTGTGTCACGagttaaaaatgtatataaattataaaaacggTGTAAAACTGAGAACAGGCTTCATGTTTACTTGTCATTGTCATTCGACGATTCCTCCTCGCCATCCAAGTCGTCCTCGGTGTCGTCCGACTCTGTCTCCGAACCGCTGGAGCTCTGGCAATCTGCAATCTCGCCAGTGAAGAAGATCACCGCCTTGGGTATGACGCGCTCCTTGAGGTAGAAGCCCAGCTCAAAGTCGTTTTGCAGTATGGCCTGTGGGAGATGCATGTAAGTTCCCCAGTTTCTAGCAAACAGATCCCCAATCTCCGATCTTACATTGACATCACAGTAGTTGGCATCCTCGGTGTCGTCCGGCAGAAGGGGCGGCGAGAAAAAGTCAAAGAACGACGGCTCTTCTAGATGATTTTCTGGTCAATCAGTTGATTTAACTAACATATGAATGTCGGTTTATCCAGATAGCTTACCGTTCTTCGCCTGGTCCTTGGACGGCTTCCAGTTGATGACGCAGCCCTCGCACTTGAAGATCTCGGCGCCATCGTAGGCAAGCGGATCCTCCGGATCCGGTAGGCAGTTGAGGAAATATGTCTTGGTTAGCACCGTGTTGGTGAAGTGATCATTGGGATCGAAGTGGAACTCGATGTCAAACTTCACCACAGGATCGTTGTAGATCCGCGAACGGATGTCGCACaagcactgcgagaaaagtcACTACTTTATATTGAAACTCAGTAGGCGGTTCTATGACCCATTACCTCTAATATCTTCTCGTCCTTC is a window encoding:
- the LOC122619124 gene encoding nucleosome assembly protein 1-like 1 isoform X4; protein product: METVRNRNPPRVKYTAPPKPESTTDLKFTENEKKTITDLKQLYLETINLDVALQRDIYNMEKKYEDKHNIIFDKRKKILDEFRKQNHGDTESSQSVPNFWLKVLKASYTEFISKKDEKILECLCDIRSRIYNDPVVKFDIEFHFDPNDHFTNTVLTKTYFLNCLPDPEDPLAYDGAEIFKCEGCVINWKPSKDQAKNEPSFFDFFSPPLLPDDTEDANYCDVNAILQNDFELGFYLKERVIPKAVIFFTGEIADCQSSSGSETESDDTEDDLDGEEESSNDNDK
- the LOC122619124 gene encoding nucleosome assembly protein 1-like 1 isoform X3 yields the protein METVRNRNPPRVKYTAPPKPESTTDLKFTENEKKTITDLKQLYLETINLDVALQRDIYNMEKKYEDKHNIIFDKRKKILDEFRKQNHGDTESSQSVPNFWLKVLKASYTEFISKKDEKILECLCDIRSRIYNDPVVKFDIEFHFDPNDHFTNTVLTKTYFLNCLPDPEDPLAYDGAEIFKCEGCVINWKPSKDQAKNEEPSFFDFFSPPLLPDDTEDANYCDVNAILQNDFELGFYLKERVIPKAVIFFTGEIADCQSSSGSETESDDTEDDLDGEEESSNDNDK
- the LOC122619124 gene encoding nucleosome assembly protein 1-like 1 isoform X2 gives rise to the protein METVRNRNPPRVKYTAPPKPESTFTENEKKTITDLKQLYLETINLDVALQRDIYNMEKKYEDKHNIIFDKRKKILDEFRKQNHGDTESSQSVPNFWLKVLKASYTEFISKKDEKILECLCDIRSRIYNDPVVKFDIEFHFDPNDHFTNTVLTKTYFLNCLPDPEDPLAYDGAEIFKCEGCVINWKPSKDQAKNENHLEEPSFFDFFSPPLLPDDTEDANYCDVNAILQNDFELGFYLKERVIPKAVIFFTGEIADCQSSSGSETESDDTEDDLDGEEESSNDNDK
- the LOC122619124 gene encoding nucleosome assembly protein 1-like 1 isoform X1, coding for METVRNRNPPRVKYTAPPKPESTTDLKFTENEKKTITDLKQLYLETINLDVALQRDIYNMEKKYEDKHNIIFDKRKKILDEFRKQNHGDTESSQSVPNFWLKVLKASYTEFISKKDEKILECLCDIRSRIYNDPVVKFDIEFHFDPNDHFTNTVLTKTYFLNCLPDPEDPLAYDGAEIFKCEGCVINWKPSKDQAKNENHLEEPSFFDFFSPPLLPDDTEDANYCDVNAILQNDFELGFYLKERVIPKAVIFFTGEIADCQSSSGSETESDDTEDDLDGEEESSNDNDK